Proteins encoded together in one Bacteroides ovatus window:
- a CDS encoding tetratricopeptide repeat protein: MVRIIIALLFCFPAVAFAQTYQQLSERAIECIEKDSLPKAEELLLQALKLEPKNAKNALLFSNLGLVQRRLGEFDKALESYSFALNFAPLAVPILLDRAAIYMEMGKTDRAYTDYCQVLDEDKQNKEALLMRAYIYVLRRDYPAARIDYNRLLELDPQSYSGRLGLATLEQKEGKFRESLEILNKMITATPDDATLYIARADVEREMKHEDLALVDLEEAIRLDAASADAYLLRGNIYLAQKKKGLAKADFEKAISLGVPPADLHEQLKQCK; the protein is encoded by the coding sequence ATGGTAAGAATAATTATAGCTTTGCTTTTTTGTTTTCCGGCTGTTGCCTTTGCACAAACTTATCAGCAATTGTCCGAGAGAGCCATTGAATGTATTGAGAAAGACAGTCTTCCCAAAGCAGAGGAACTTTTGCTTCAGGCTTTGAAGCTGGAACCGAAGAACGCCAAAAATGCGTTGCTTTTTTCTAACCTGGGATTGGTACAGCGCCGCTTGGGTGAGTTTGATAAAGCGCTGGAGTCTTATTCTTTTGCACTGAATTTTGCTCCTTTGGCAGTTCCTATTTTACTCGACCGTGCCGCTATTTATATGGAAATGGGAAAAACAGACCGTGCTTATACCGATTATTGTCAGGTGCTTGATGAGGATAAGCAGAACAAGGAAGCTTTGTTGATGCGTGCCTATATTTATGTGCTCCGCCGGGATTATCCGGCTGCGAGAATCGATTATAATCGTTTGCTGGAACTGGATCCGCAGAGTTATAGCGGTCGTCTGGGATTGGCTACTCTGGAGCAGAAAGAAGGAAAATTTCGGGAATCTCTTGAAATTCTGAATAAGATGATTACGGCTACTCCTGACGATGCGACGCTTTATATTGCCCGTGCCGACGTGGAACGTGAAATGAAGCATGAAGATCTGGCATTGGTTGATTTGGAGGAAGCGATCCGGTTGGATGCTGCCTCGGCTGATGCTTATCTGCTGCGTGGGAATATCTATCTGGCACAGAAAAAGAAAGGACTTGCCAAAGCTGACTTTGAGAAAGCCATTTCATTGGGAGTGCCTCCGGCTGATTTGCACGAACAGCTTAAGCAGTGCAAGTGA
- the recQ gene encoding DNA helicase RecQ, with protein sequence MRETLKTYFGYDSFRPLQEEIIRHILNKQDALVLMPTGGGKSICYQLPALLCEGTAVVVSPLISLMKDQVEALLANGIAAGALNSSNDETENVQLRRACVEGRLKLLYISPEKLLAEKDYLLRDMNISLFAIDEAHCISQWGHDFRPEYTQMGVLHQQFPQIPIVALTATADKITREDIVRQLHLNHPRIFISSFDRPNISLTVKRGFQAKEKNKAILEFIHRHGGESGIIYCMSRNKTETVAQMLQKQGIRCGVYHAGLSTQHRDETQNDFINDRIQVVCATIAFGMGIDKSNVRWVIHYNLPKSIESFYQEIGRAGRDGLPSSTVLFYSLGDLILLTKFASESNQQSINLEKLQRMQQYAEADICRRRILLSYFGETTTEDCGNCDVCKNPPQRFDGTVIVQKALSAIARTEQQISTGLLIDILRGNYSAEVTGKGYQELKTFGAGRDIPPRDWQDYLLQMLQLGYFEIAYNENNHLKITASGSDILFGRAKATLAVIRHEEVATQKGKKKKVVVAKVLPFGLEGGENEDLFEALRGLRKQLADQEALPAYIVLSDKVLHLLSISRPTTIEEFGEISGIGEYKKKKYGKDFVNLIRQFVE encoded by the coding sequence ATGAGAGAAACTCTAAAGACATATTTCGGATACGATAGTTTCCGTCCTCTGCAAGAAGAAATCATCCGCCACATCCTAAACAAACAGGATGCATTGGTATTAATGCCTACTGGTGGGGGAAAATCAATCTGCTACCAACTCCCTGCATTGCTTTGCGAAGGTACTGCCGTTGTCGTTTCCCCACTTATCTCATTGATGAAAGATCAGGTAGAAGCATTGCTGGCAAATGGCATCGCAGCCGGGGCACTGAACAGCAGTAATGACGAAACGGAAAACGTCCAACTGCGTCGCGCATGTGTTGAAGGACGACTGAAGCTGCTTTACATTTCACCGGAAAAACTTTTAGCAGAAAAGGATTATTTGTTGCGGGATATGAACATCTCTCTGTTTGCTATTGATGAAGCGCATTGTATTTCACAATGGGGACATGACTTCCGTCCGGAATACACACAAATGGGAGTGCTTCACCAACAATTTCCGCAAATACCGATTGTCGCACTAACTGCTACTGCGGATAAAATCACGCGCGAAGACATTGTACGGCAATTACATCTCAACCATCCCCGTATCTTTATCTCATCTTTCGACCGCCCCAACATTAGCCTGACTGTGAAACGTGGTTTTCAAGCGAAAGAGAAGAACAAGGCTATCTTAGAATTTATTCACCGCCACGGGGGAGAAAGCGGGATTATTTATTGTATGAGCCGAAATAAGACAGAAACCGTCGCACAGATGTTGCAAAAGCAGGGTATTCGCTGCGGTGTCTATCATGCCGGATTATCCACCCAACACCGGGACGAAACACAGAATGATTTTATTAACGACCGCATACAGGTAGTATGTGCCACCATTGCTTTTGGAATGGGGATTGATAAATCAAATGTCCGCTGGGTCATACATTATAACCTGCCTAAAAGTATAGAAAGTTTTTATCAGGAAATAGGACGTGCCGGACGGGATGGACTGCCCAGCAGTACTGTCCTATTTTATTCACTCGGAGATCTTATATTACTCACTAAATTTGCTTCGGAAAGCAATCAGCAGAGCATCAATCTGGAAAAGCTACAACGGATGCAGCAATATGCTGAAGCCGATATTTGCCGGAGAAGAATCCTGTTAAGCTATTTCGGAGAAACAACAACGGAGGATTGCGGTAATTGCGATGTTTGTAAAAATCCTCCTCAACGATTTGACGGTACGGTCATTGTGCAAAAGGCATTAAGCGCCATCGCACGTACAGAACAACAAATCAGCACAGGATTGCTGATTGACATTCTCCGTGGAAACTATTCTGCGGAAGTAACCGGAAAAGGGTATCAGGAACTTAAAACGTTCGGTGCCGGACGCGACATTCCTCCTCGTGACTGGCAAGACTATCTGCTTCAGATGTTGCAACTCGGCTACTTTGAAATAGCCTATAACGAAAACAACCATCTTAAAATTACTGCAAGCGGAAGTGATATTCTCTTCGGGAGAGCTAAGGCAACATTAGCAGTCATCCGGCACGAAGAAGTCGCCACTCAAAAAGGAAAAAAGAAAAAAGTGGTTGTTGCAAAGGTACTTCCTTTCGGCCTGGAAGGTGGAGAAAACGAGGATTTATTCGAAGCCTTACGCGGATTGAGGAAACAACTGGCCGATCAGGAGGCACTACCCGCCTACATCGTCTTGTCAGACAAAGTATTACACCTGCTTAGTATTTCCCGTCCTACCACTATAGAAGAATTCGGAGAAATCAGCGGTATCGGAGAATACAAGAAGAAAAAATACGGAAAAGACTTCGTTAATTTGATTAGGCAGTTTGTAGAATAA